A genomic segment from Halomonas sp. GD1P12 encodes:
- a CDS encoding Glu/Leu/Phe/Val family dehydrogenase yields MAHSKNSGKSSAKDSAKRKKQASSKSAESKNAASPHSDVEAQALTPQTGAALFDDARSRLEEVFEALDIHHDARARLMQPAMSLQVSIPVRMDDGRLQAFPAWRVQYDISLGPAKGGVRFHPKVNQHEVTTLSFWMAVKCAVAGLPFGGGKGGVQVDAKALSSLERERLARGYIRAIADVMGPDRDIPAPDMNTDAEVMGWMIDEYENIVRRRAPAAITGKPLSLGGSPGRVEATGRGALKVLDLWAQQQSRKPEETTVAVQGFGNAAYHFARLACERGYQVVAVSDSSGGIYKEKGLDIESAKKAKEKHGELAKCRQGNGIKGEELLALEVDVLALAAMENQVTNDNVDDIRAGMILEIANGPVTSDADRALESRGVDVLPDVLANTGGVIVSYFEWLQNRAGQAWSEEQVNQRLDETLDDQANRVLERARDEKITYRQAAYRQGVERIAEAIMARGNCQDCR; encoded by the coding sequence ATGGCTCATTCGAAAAATAGCGGTAAAAGCAGTGCGAAGGATAGCGCCAAGCGCAAAAAGCAGGCGTCTTCGAAAAGCGCCGAGTCGAAAAACGCGGCCTCTCCCCACTCTGATGTCGAAGCCCAGGCGCTCACGCCGCAAACTGGCGCGGCGCTTTTTGACGATGCCCGCTCGCGCCTGGAAGAGGTGTTCGAGGCGCTGGATATTCACCACGACGCCCGCGCACGGCTGATGCAGCCGGCAATGTCGCTGCAGGTCAGCATTCCGGTGCGCATGGATGACGGCCGCCTACAGGCGTTCCCCGCCTGGCGCGTGCAGTACGATATCTCGCTGGGGCCGGCCAAGGGTGGCGTGCGTTTTCACCCGAAGGTCAATCAGCACGAGGTCACCACGCTCAGCTTCTGGATGGCGGTGAAGTGCGCGGTTGCCGGGCTGCCGTTTGGCGGCGGCAAGGGCGGCGTCCAGGTCGATGCCAAGGCGCTTTCATCGCTGGAGCGTGAGCGCCTGGCGCGAGGCTACATTCGTGCTATTGCCGACGTCATGGGCCCGGATCGTGACATTCCCGCGCCAGACATGAACACCGACGCCGAGGTGATGGGCTGGATGATCGATGAGTACGAGAACATCGTGCGCCGCCGGGCACCGGCGGCGATCACGGGCAAGCCGCTGTCGCTGGGCGGATCCCCTGGCCGGGTCGAGGCCACCGGCCGCGGCGCGCTCAAGGTGCTGGATCTCTGGGCGCAGCAGCAGTCACGTAAGCCGGAAGAGACCACCGTGGCGGTGCAGGGCTTCGGTAACGCGGCGTACCACTTCGCCCGCCTGGCCTGCGAGCGCGGCTATCAGGTGGTGGCGGTGTCCGACTCCAGCGGCGGCATCTACAAGGAAAAGGGGCTCGATATCGAGTCGGCCAAAAAGGCCAAGGAGAAGCACGGCGAGCTTGCCAAATGCCGCCAGGGCAACGGCATCAAGGGCGAAGAGCTGTTGGCGCTCGAGGTCGACGTGCTGGCGCTGGCCGCGATGGAGAATCAGGTCACCAATGATAACGTGGACGACATTCGCGCCGGGATGATTCTCGAAATCGCCAACGGTCCGGTCACCAGCGACGCCGACCGCGCGCTGGAAAGCCGCGGGGTCGACGTGCTGCCGGACGTATTGGCCAACACCGGGGGCGTGATCGTGAGCTACTTCGAGTGGCTACAAAACCGCGCCGGGCAGGCCTGGAGCGAAGAGCAGGTCAACCAGCGGTTGGACGAAACCCTCGACGATCAGGCCAACCGGGTGCTCGAGCGCGCCCGCGACGAAAAGATCACCTATCGTCAGGCCGCGTATCGCCAGGGGGTCGAGCGGATTGCCGAGGCGATCATGGCGCGCGGCAACTGTCAGGACTGTCGCTAG
- the proB gene encoding glutamate 5-kinase: MEHREQWPGREVLTGARRVVVKIGSALITDDGRGLDDVAIGAWVDQIAALHGRGVEVVLVSSGAVAAGMVRLGWQARPSAVHELQAAAAVGQNGLTQCYEQHFARHAMLTAQILLTHDDLSDRKRYLNALSALRTLVEMRVVPVVNENDTVVTDEIRFGDNDTLGALVANLLEADALVLLTDQEGLFDADPRHDPGATLIQEGRADDPKLAAVAGSGGALGRGGMSTKVRAAKLAARSGALTIIASGRQPEVITRIMAGEALGTLLKPDQAPMAARKRWLAGQLQVRGTLTLDAGAVNVLREKGSSLLPVGVRQVQGSFKRGDMVLCVDEQGNSIAKGLINYGADEARRLAGKPSHQIEAILGFIEAHELIHRDNLVIV, translated from the coding sequence ATGGAACATCGTGAGCAGTGGCCGGGCCGGGAGGTATTGACGGGCGCGCGCCGCGTGGTGGTGAAAATCGGCAGCGCCCTGATCACCGACGACGGGCGGGGCCTCGATGACGTGGCCATCGGTGCCTGGGTCGATCAGATCGCCGCGCTTCACGGGCGCGGCGTCGAGGTCGTGCTGGTCTCTTCCGGCGCGGTGGCGGCAGGCATGGTGCGCCTTGGCTGGCAGGCCCGGCCGAGCGCGGTACACGAACTCCAGGCCGCCGCCGCTGTGGGCCAGAACGGCCTGACCCAGTGCTACGAGCAGCACTTCGCCCGCCACGCCATGCTCACCGCCCAAATTCTGCTGACCCACGACGATCTTTCCGATCGCAAGCGCTATCTTAACGCGCTGTCGGCGCTGCGCACGCTGGTCGAAATGCGCGTGGTGCCGGTGGTCAACGAAAACGATACCGTGGTCACCGACGAGATCCGCTTTGGCGACAACGACACCCTGGGCGCTTTAGTGGCGAACCTGCTGGAGGCCGACGCGCTGGTGCTGCTCACCGACCAGGAGGGGCTGTTCGACGCCGACCCGCGTCACGACCCCGGCGCCACCCTGATCCAGGAGGGCCGGGCCGACGACCCGAAGCTCGCCGCCGTGGCCGGTAGCGGCGGGGCGCTGGGCCGGGGTGGTATGAGCACCAAGGTGCGCGCTGCCAAGCTCGCCGCGCGCTCCGGGGCGCTGACGATCATCGCCAGCGGCCGCCAGCCCGAGGTGATCACGCGCATCATGGCCGGCGAGGCGCTGGGCACGCTCCTCAAACCCGACCAGGCACCGATGGCGGCGCGCAAGCGCTGGCTCGCCGGCCAGCTCCAGGTGCGCGGCACGCTCACTCTCGATGCCGGCGCGGTGAACGTGCTGCGCGAAAAGGGCTCGAGCCTTCTGCCGGTCGGCGTGCGTCAGGTGCAGGGCAGCTTCAAGCGCGGCGATATGGTGCTCTGCGTGGACGAGCAGGGCAACTCCATTGCCAAGGGGCTGATCAATTACGGCGCCGACGAAGCGCGCCGGCTGGCCGGCAAGCCGAGCCACCAGATCGAGGCGATCCTCGGCTTCATCGAAGCGCATGAGCTGATTCACCGCGATAATCTGGTCATCGTCTAG
- a CDS encoding DUF1853 family protein, whose product MPPQSPLDAPSAPLEDAIARDLAWLLDAPDIVELNGYPGRPSRAALGLARGEKAWLLRQEPAIRALSKKQVTRMGHYHEALWHLLLAHSPNTRLLAHNVAIRERRQTLGELDMLYRTQANPAPLHLEVAIKFYLGLDEGPDAPDSPNRWIGTGGLDSLARKCAHLHAHQLPLSATPLARSTLRHWLTPRDCPGEIGEITQQVAMPGVLFYPFHATLPPPRGATAQHDRGRWCHRKDWEALLKSAGKVRLAWLARPFWMAPPVEAAFHPPAALWPQIEACIERFGPQQVMLKADDGAIERVFIVPDAWPREVPLPIETRA is encoded by the coding sequence ATGCCGCCACAAAGCCCTCTTGATGCGCCCAGCGCCCCGCTCGAAGACGCCATTGCGCGCGATCTGGCGTGGCTTCTGGACGCCCCGGACATCGTCGAGCTCAACGGTTACCCGGGCCGGCCGAGCCGCGCGGCGCTGGGGCTTGCGCGCGGCGAAAAGGCCTGGCTTTTGCGCCAGGAGCCGGCAATTCGCGCGCTTTCAAAAAAGCAGGTGACGCGCATGGGCCACTACCACGAGGCGCTGTGGCATCTGCTGCTTGCCCATAGCCCCAATACCCGGCTTCTGGCGCACAACGTCGCCATTCGCGAGCGCCGCCAGACCCTGGGCGAGCTGGACATGCTCTACCGCACGCAAGCCAATCCCGCCCCCCTACATCTGGAAGTGGCGATCAAGTTCTATCTGGGACTCGATGAAGGCCCGGATGCACCGGACAGCCCCAACCGCTGGATCGGCACCGGCGGACTCGACAGCCTGGCGCGCAAGTGCGCGCACCTGCACGCTCATCAACTGCCGCTTTCCGCCACTCCGCTTGCCCGCAGTACGCTGCGCCACTGGCTCACCCCACGCGACTGTCCGGGCGAGATCGGCGAGATCACCCAGCAGGTGGCGATGCCCGGGGTGCTGTTTTACCCGTTTCACGCCACGCTGCCCCCGCCGCGAGGCGCGACCGCGCAGCACGACCGTGGGCGGTGGTGCCATCGAAAGGATTGGGAAGCGCTTTTAAAGAGCGCGGGAAAGGTGCGGCTGGCCTGGCTTGCGCGGCCGTTCTGGATGGCGCCGCCTGTCGAGGCGGCGTTTCACCCGCCGGCGGCGCTGTGGCCGCAGATCGAGGCGTGCATCGAGCGCTTCGGCCCGCAGCAGGTAATGCTGAAAGCCGATGATGGTGCGATCGAGCGCGTATTCATCGTGCCCGACGCCTGGCCGCGGGAGGTGCCGCTGCCGATCGAAACGCGGGCTTGA
- a CDS encoding PepSY domain-containing protein, which translates to MTSMKKAVLLPASALLLVATAGAAQADRLGLERLDEVLNYTADYGFTHIEELSVEDDSRIEAEGWLDEEWFADIELSLDSGETLKEERERLVSGAWGMSEDDIRQAFEMARQEGMTTFEEIDISRSGIIDIEGQAENGRELEISVRQGSFEVVEIDRD; encoded by the coding sequence ATGACGTCGATGAAAAAAGCAGTGCTGCTGCCGGCCTCCGCCCTGTTGCTCGTTGCCACTGCCGGCGCCGCCCAGGCCGACCGTTTGGGGCTCGAGCGGTTGGATGAGGTGCTGAACTACACCGCCGACTACGGTTTTACTCATATCGAAGAGCTCAGCGTCGAGGACGATAGCCGTATCGAAGCCGAGGGCTGGCTCGACGAGGAGTGGTTCGCCGACATCGAGCTCTCGCTCGATAGCGGCGAAACGCTCAAGGAGGAGCGCGAGCGTCTGGTCAGTGGCGCTTGGGGCATGAGCGAGGACGATATCCGTCAGGCGTTCGAGATGGCCCGCCAGGAAGGCATGACCACGTTCGAGGAGATCGACATCAGCCGCAGCGGTATCATCGATATCGAAGGCCAGGCTGAAAATGGCCGTGAACTCGAGATCAGCGTGCGCCAGGGCTCTTTCGAGGTAGTCGAGATCGACCGCGACTGA